Proteins from a genomic interval of Quercus robur chromosome 9, dhQueRobu3.1, whole genome shotgun sequence:
- the LOC126698916 gene encoding uncharacterized protein LOC126698916 isoform X4, which translates to MSKVLVKDMKQILLTKMKELLNQGMKVQAIHAWGWFIRLLGSYAMKNRQLTNEMLKIPENTFSDLNPQVQIASQFAWEGLIDALIHPPIVACETNASKEEKGVQHLQKSRETGDKIQANGFLKSIRLVMTPLTGIISSKCDISVHSSCLNTWCYLLHKLDTSVNDPSVIKLVLEPICEAIFRIGPESKSVSSWNLCLDLLDDFILAKYKDVEYVTSNSASHHLSATKFLWKQYSVKWLPWDIYQLDFHLNIVFILISQASIATVNHEYKSFACDAALRLFLSVLKGVRLELEKPSTNYNDIMLCLGTVLRFIKKICEDVSSEGSDSSDLHHTCLQFIDAVTKELQPATLESPLYKVSLDLKYIDKVQSVNNIRHAKFMDICSIVHMNMVSPVVYLLVAYLCVVFQSTMKTSKTELILQGIHKYFKFLFSSYDPLETLLATISLLCNYVGPHCLNIWIAIAKGLRDCIDDVKELSLLRMESNNTGFLAICSLLLYPFSVCSCPQKNSASLVSGFSQQPHVSQQRKLDFEHVFEVWKTLYSSLKTSQNVYCSATNSFLEDLYSMLNGCLDEHARMLDGANDLDLSYKDLDLDLLSLYGNVVICFLEENCTSEVGSDKSRHKHIGDSKISSNMNVSLRFASRYLKVLCTKLATEPPTGLLVTSRLFSALACVVSCLHMKQDILLFIEIISCPLLQWVSHIEIWDESTKYHLQLLWTEILNCLRSSQPPIIFDSVLLKLQAPLLEKTLEHPNPSFSEPTITFWNSTYGEQIKLDYPQSLLHVLDKLSRNGKINLRKRSLPYLERSRFRLGVNTALQRYRVTATHNMSSKRVEFVEDTVNQLQHKEKLSPRLKRKSLELTEHQKEVRRAQQGRERDCSGHGPGIRTYTSVDFSQGNEDSQESQEIRDPESIMEMLKRAT; encoded by the exons ATGTCTAAG GTTCTTGTCAAAGATATGAAGCAAATTTTGCTCACTAAGATGAAGGAGCTGCTAAACCAGGGTATGAAGGTCCAAGCCATTCATGCATGGGGATGGTTTATTCGCTTACTAGGATCTTATGCTATGAAGAACAGGCAATTAACAAATGAAATGCTGAAAATTcctgaaaatacattttcagATCTCAACCCACAAGTTCAGATTGCTTCACAG TTTGCTTGGGAAGGTCTTATTGATGCTCTAATTCATCCTCCAATAGTTGCTTGTGAGACAAATGCATCCAAGGAGGAGAAGGGTGTACAACATTTGCAAAAATCTAGAGAGACCGGTGATAAAATCCAGGCAAATGGGTTTTTAAAAAGCATAAGGCTTGTAATGACTCCTCTGACAGGAATCATATCAAGTAAATGTGATATATCTGTCCACTCATCATGCTTGAACACATGGTGTTATCTGCTGCATAAACTTGATACTTCTGTCAATGATCCATCAGTGATAAAGCTAGTGTTGGAGCCTATCTGTGAAGCAATTTTTCGCATTGGTCCTGAAAGTAAAAGTGTGAGCTCATGGAATCTGTGCCTAGATCTGCttgatgattttattttagcaaaatatAAAGATGTGGAATATGTCACAAGTAACTCTGCAAGCCATCATTTATCAGCTACCAAATTCTTATGGAAGCAATACTCTGTTAAATGGTTGCCATGGGATATTTATCAGTTGGACTTCCATTTAAACATAGTTTTTATTCTCATCAGTCAAGCATCAATTGCAACTGTCAACCATGAATACAAAAGTTTCGCATGTGATGCTGCTTTAAGGTTATTTTTATCTGTTCTGAAAGGAGTTCGATTGGAGTTGGAAAAGCCATCAACCAATTATAATGATATTATGTTGTGTTTGGGCACAGTATTAAGGTTCATAAAGAAGATATGTGAAGATGTAAGTTCAGAAGGCAGTGATAGTAGTGATTTGCATCATACTTGTCTCCAGTTTATAGACGCTGTCACTAAGGAGTTACAACCTGCTACATTGGAATCCCCTCTGTACAAGGTTTCATTGGACCTCAAGTACATTGACAAGGTTCAATCAGTTAATAACATTAGACATGCAAAATTTATGGATATCTGCTCTATCGTTCACATGAATATGGTTTCACCAGTGGTTTATTTACTTGTAGCCTACCTCTGTGTGGTCTTTCAGTCAACTATGAAGACATCCAAAACAGAGTTAATTTTACAGGGAATCCACaagtatttcaaatttttattctcttcaTATGATCCCCTGGAAACTCTCCTTGCTACGATCAGTTTACTATGTAATTATGTCGGTCCCCACTGCTTAAATATATGGATAGCAATAGCCAAAGGATTGAGAGACTGCATAGATGATGTCAAGGAACTTTCATTATTGAGAATGGAGTCCAACAACACTGGTTTTCTTGCCATATGCTCTCTCTTATTGTATCCATTTTCAGTATGCTCTTGCCCCCAGAAAAATTCAGCCTCACTGGTTAGTGGATTCTCACAACAGCCTCATGTTTCACAACAGAGGAAGCTTGACTTTGAACATGTTTTTGAAGTGTGGAAGACGCTTTATAGTTCTCTTAAAACTTCTCAGAATGTGTACTGTTCTGCTACAAACAGTTTCCTTGAGGATTTGTATTCAATGTTAAATGGGTGCCTTGACGAACATGCCAGAATGCTTGATGGTGCCAATGATCTTGATTTAAGTTATAAGGATCTGGATCTGGATCTCCTTTCTTTATATGGCAATGTAGTAATATGTTTCTTGGAAGAGAACTGTACTTCAGAAGTAGGTTCAGACAAAAGTAGACACAAACATATTGGTGACTCTAAAATATCCAGTAACATGAATGTTAGCTTGAGATTTGCTTCCAG ATATTTGAAGGTGTTATGTACAAAGTTAGCAACAGAGCCCCCAACTGGTCTTCTTGTGACATCAAG GTTATTTTCTGCATTGGCATGCGTTGTCAGTTGTCTTCACATGAAGCAAGATATCCTCTTGTTCATTGAG ATAATATCTTGTCCACTGCTCCAATGGGTGTCACATATAGAGATATGGGATGAAAGCACCAAATATCATCTTCAACTCTTGTGGACTGAAATCCTTAATTGTTTGCGAAGTAGTCAGCCACCTATAATCTTTGATTCTGTACTCCTCAAATTGCAGGCACCCCTTCTTGAAAAAACTCTTGAACACCCAAATCCATCCTTTTCAGAGCCTACCATCACCTTCTGGAATTCCACTTATGGTGAGCAAATCAAGTTGGATTACCCTCAAAGCTTGCTTCATGTCTTAGACAAGCTCTCgagaaatggaaaaataaacCTCCGCAAGAGAAGCTTACCATATCTTGAAAGAAGTCGCTTTAGACTAGGAGTCAACACTGCTTTACAAAGATACAGGGTGACTGCAACCCATAACATGAGCTCCAAAAGAGTAGAGTTTGTGGAGGATACAGTGAATCAACTTCAGCACAAGGAGAAGCTGTCTCCaaggttaaaaagaaaaagtttggaACTAACTGAGCATCAAAAGGAAGTAAGACGAGCACAGCAAGGAAGGGAGAGGGATTGTAGTGGACATGGCCCGGGGATCCGGACTTACACTAGTGTTGATTTTTCACAGGGGAATGAGGATTCACAAGAAAGCCAGGAAATCCGGGATCCAGAGTCCATTATGGAGATGTTAAAAAGAGCtacttaa
- the LOC126698916 gene encoding uncharacterized protein LOC126698916 isoform X1: MSNSSDQLEEIKALISSGSKCLAYSTLLHFQEQSSGDPTSIQALAGISQTLLSLIVADISDDDEEIAALALKCLGFMIYHPSLVAVIAVDDANLVMESLVRLITTTKMKSVCNLGVWCISIQQFNAPFLDSHYNSLLQAVVHALDNPIGSLSTTFEAIQALIKLASNLSERMRESSHLWAPPIYRRLLSFDKKERDMSERCLSKIKPIILPPPIVLSKVLVKDMKQILLTKMKELLNQGMKVQAIHAWGWFIRLLGSYAMKNRQLTNEMLKIPENTFSDLNPQVQIASQFAWEGLIDALIHPPIVACETNASKEEKGVQHLQKSRETGDKIQANGFLKSIRLVMTPLTGIISSKCDISVHSSCLNTWCYLLHKLDTSVNDPSVIKLVLEPICEAIFRIGPESKSVSSWNLCLDLLDDFILAKYKDVEYVTSNSASHHLSATKFLWKQYSVKWLPWDIYQLDFHLNIVFILISQASIATVNHEYKSFACDAALRLFLSVLKGVRLELEKPSTNYNDIMLCLGTVLRFIKKICEDVSSEGSDSSDLHHTCLQFIDAVTKELQPATLESPLYKVSLDLKYIDKVQSVNNIRHAKFMDICSIVHMNMVSPVVYLLVAYLCVVFQSTMKTSKTELILQGIHKYFKFLFSSYDPLETLLATISLLCNYVGPHCLNIWIAIAKGLRDCIDDVKELSLLRMESNNTGFLAICSLLLYPFSVCSCPQKNSASLVSGFSQQPHVSQQRKLDFEHVFEVWKTLYSSLKTSQNVYCSATNSFLEDLYSMLNGCLDEHARMLDGANDLDLSYKDLDLDLLSLYGNVVICFLEENCTSEVGSDKSRHKHIGDSKISSNMNVSLRFASRYLKVLCTKLATEPPTGLLVTSRLFSALACVVSCLHMKQDILLFIEIISCPLLQWVSHIEIWDESTKYHLQLLWTEILNCLRSSQPPIIFDSVLLKLQAPLLEKTLEHPNPSFSEPTITFWNSTYGEQIKLDYPQSLLHVLDKLSRNGKINLRKRSLPYLERSRFRLGVNTALQRYRVTATHNMSSKRVEFVEDTVNQLQHKEKLSPRLKRKSLELTEHQKEVRRAQQGRERDCSGHGPGIRTYTSVDFSQGNEDSQESQEIRDPESIMEMLKRAT; this comes from the exons ATGTCCAATTCCTCCGATCAGCTCGAGGAAATCAAAGCCCTAATTTCCTCTGGCTCAAAGTGCCTCGCTTACTCAACCCTCTTACACTTCCAAGAACAGTCCAGTGGCGACCCTACTTCAATTCAAGCCCTAGCTGGAATTTCTCAGACTCTTCTATCTTTAATCGTTGCCGATATCTCAGACGACGATGAAGAAAT TGCTGCACTGGCTTTGAAGTGTTTGGGTTTCATGATTTATCATCCGTCCCTTGTTGCCGTAATTGCAG TGGATGATGCCAATTTGGTTATGGAGTCTTTAGTTAGGCtcattacaacaacaaaaatgaag TCAGTTTGTAACTTAGGAGTGTGGTGCATATCCATCCAACAGTTTAATGCACCATTTCTGGATTCCCACTACAACTCTCTGTTGCAGGCGGTTGTTCATGCACTTGACAACCCAATTGGTTCTTTATCAACAACTTTTGAGGCTATTCAG GCCTTGATAAAGTTAGCATCTAATTTaagtgagagaatgagagaatcATCTCATTTATGGGCTCCTCCAATATATAGAAGACTTCTCAGCTTTGACAAGAAGGAGAGGGATATGTCAGAAAGGTGTCTATCGAAGATTAAGCCTATAATATTACCTCCTCCAATAGTTCTCTCCAAG GTTCTTGTCAAAGATATGAAGCAAATTTTGCTCACTAAGATGAAGGAGCTGCTAAACCAGGGTATGAAGGTCCAAGCCATTCATGCATGGGGATGGTTTATTCGCTTACTAGGATCTTATGCTATGAAGAACAGGCAATTAACAAATGAAATGCTGAAAATTcctgaaaatacattttcagATCTCAACCCACAAGTTCAGATTGCTTCACAG TTTGCTTGGGAAGGTCTTATTGATGCTCTAATTCATCCTCCAATAGTTGCTTGTGAGACAAATGCATCCAAGGAGGAGAAGGGTGTACAACATTTGCAAAAATCTAGAGAGACCGGTGATAAAATCCAGGCAAATGGGTTTTTAAAAAGCATAAGGCTTGTAATGACTCCTCTGACAGGAATCATATCAAGTAAATGTGATATATCTGTCCACTCATCATGCTTGAACACATGGTGTTATCTGCTGCATAAACTTGATACTTCTGTCAATGATCCATCAGTGATAAAGCTAGTGTTGGAGCCTATCTGTGAAGCAATTTTTCGCATTGGTCCTGAAAGTAAAAGTGTGAGCTCATGGAATCTGTGCCTAGATCTGCttgatgattttattttagcaaaatatAAAGATGTGGAATATGTCACAAGTAACTCTGCAAGCCATCATTTATCAGCTACCAAATTCTTATGGAAGCAATACTCTGTTAAATGGTTGCCATGGGATATTTATCAGTTGGACTTCCATTTAAACATAGTTTTTATTCTCATCAGTCAAGCATCAATTGCAACTGTCAACCATGAATACAAAAGTTTCGCATGTGATGCTGCTTTAAGGTTATTTTTATCTGTTCTGAAAGGAGTTCGATTGGAGTTGGAAAAGCCATCAACCAATTATAATGATATTATGTTGTGTTTGGGCACAGTATTAAGGTTCATAAAGAAGATATGTGAAGATGTAAGTTCAGAAGGCAGTGATAGTAGTGATTTGCATCATACTTGTCTCCAGTTTATAGACGCTGTCACTAAGGAGTTACAACCTGCTACATTGGAATCCCCTCTGTACAAGGTTTCATTGGACCTCAAGTACATTGACAAGGTTCAATCAGTTAATAACATTAGACATGCAAAATTTATGGATATCTGCTCTATCGTTCACATGAATATGGTTTCACCAGTGGTTTATTTACTTGTAGCCTACCTCTGTGTGGTCTTTCAGTCAACTATGAAGACATCCAAAACAGAGTTAATTTTACAGGGAATCCACaagtatttcaaatttttattctcttcaTATGATCCCCTGGAAACTCTCCTTGCTACGATCAGTTTACTATGTAATTATGTCGGTCCCCACTGCTTAAATATATGGATAGCAATAGCCAAAGGATTGAGAGACTGCATAGATGATGTCAAGGAACTTTCATTATTGAGAATGGAGTCCAACAACACTGGTTTTCTTGCCATATGCTCTCTCTTATTGTATCCATTTTCAGTATGCTCTTGCCCCCAGAAAAATTCAGCCTCACTGGTTAGTGGATTCTCACAACAGCCTCATGTTTCACAACAGAGGAAGCTTGACTTTGAACATGTTTTTGAAGTGTGGAAGACGCTTTATAGTTCTCTTAAAACTTCTCAGAATGTGTACTGTTCTGCTACAAACAGTTTCCTTGAGGATTTGTATTCAATGTTAAATGGGTGCCTTGACGAACATGCCAGAATGCTTGATGGTGCCAATGATCTTGATTTAAGTTATAAGGATCTGGATCTGGATCTCCTTTCTTTATATGGCAATGTAGTAATATGTTTCTTGGAAGAGAACTGTACTTCAGAAGTAGGTTCAGACAAAAGTAGACACAAACATATTGGTGACTCTAAAATATCCAGTAACATGAATGTTAGCTTGAGATTTGCTTCCAG ATATTTGAAGGTGTTATGTACAAAGTTAGCAACAGAGCCCCCAACTGGTCTTCTTGTGACATCAAG GTTATTTTCTGCATTGGCATGCGTTGTCAGTTGTCTTCACATGAAGCAAGATATCCTCTTGTTCATTGAG ATAATATCTTGTCCACTGCTCCAATGGGTGTCACATATAGAGATATGGGATGAAAGCACCAAATATCATCTTCAACTCTTGTGGACTGAAATCCTTAATTGTTTGCGAAGTAGTCAGCCACCTATAATCTTTGATTCTGTACTCCTCAAATTGCAGGCACCCCTTCTTGAAAAAACTCTTGAACACCCAAATCCATCCTTTTCAGAGCCTACCATCACCTTCTGGAATTCCACTTATGGTGAGCAAATCAAGTTGGATTACCCTCAAAGCTTGCTTCATGTCTTAGACAAGCTCTCgagaaatggaaaaataaacCTCCGCAAGAGAAGCTTACCATATCTTGAAAGAAGTCGCTTTAGACTAGGAGTCAACACTGCTTTACAAAGATACAGGGTGACTGCAACCCATAACATGAGCTCCAAAAGAGTAGAGTTTGTGGAGGATACAGTGAATCAACTTCAGCACAAGGAGAAGCTGTCTCCaaggttaaaaagaaaaagtttggaACTAACTGAGCATCAAAAGGAAGTAAGACGAGCACAGCAAGGAAGGGAGAGGGATTGTAGTGGACATGGCCCGGGGATCCGGACTTACACTAGTGTTGATTTTTCACAGGGGAATGAGGATTCACAAGAAAGCCAGGAAATCCGGGATCCAGAGTCCATTATGGAGATGTTAAAAAGAGCtacttaa
- the LOC126698916 gene encoding uncharacterized protein LOC126698916 isoform X2 — MKKLDDANLVMESLVRLITTTKMKSVCNLGVWCISIQQFNAPFLDSHYNSLLQAVVHALDNPIGSLSTTFEAIQALIKLASNLSERMRESSHLWAPPIYRRLLSFDKKERDMSERCLSKIKPIILPPPIVLSKVLVKDMKQILLTKMKELLNQGMKVQAIHAWGWFIRLLGSYAMKNRQLTNEMLKIPENTFSDLNPQVQIASQFAWEGLIDALIHPPIVACETNASKEEKGVQHLQKSRETGDKIQANGFLKSIRLVMTPLTGIISSKCDISVHSSCLNTWCYLLHKLDTSVNDPSVIKLVLEPICEAIFRIGPESKSVSSWNLCLDLLDDFILAKYKDVEYVTSNSASHHLSATKFLWKQYSVKWLPWDIYQLDFHLNIVFILISQASIATVNHEYKSFACDAALRLFLSVLKGVRLELEKPSTNYNDIMLCLGTVLRFIKKICEDVSSEGSDSSDLHHTCLQFIDAVTKELQPATLESPLYKVSLDLKYIDKVQSVNNIRHAKFMDICSIVHMNMVSPVVYLLVAYLCVVFQSTMKTSKTELILQGIHKYFKFLFSSYDPLETLLATISLLCNYVGPHCLNIWIAIAKGLRDCIDDVKELSLLRMESNNTGFLAICSLLLYPFSVCSCPQKNSASLVSGFSQQPHVSQQRKLDFEHVFEVWKTLYSSLKTSQNVYCSATNSFLEDLYSMLNGCLDEHARMLDGANDLDLSYKDLDLDLLSLYGNVVICFLEENCTSEVGSDKSRHKHIGDSKISSNMNVSLRFASRYLKVLCTKLATEPPTGLLVTSRLFSALACVVSCLHMKQDILLFIEIISCPLLQWVSHIEIWDESTKYHLQLLWTEILNCLRSSQPPIIFDSVLLKLQAPLLEKTLEHPNPSFSEPTITFWNSTYGEQIKLDYPQSLLHVLDKLSRNGKINLRKRSLPYLERSRFRLGVNTALQRYRVTATHNMSSKRVEFVEDTVNQLQHKEKLSPRLKRKSLELTEHQKEVRRAQQGRERDCSGHGPGIRTYTSVDFSQGNEDSQESQEIRDPESIMEMLKRAT; from the exons ATGAAGAAAT TGGATGATGCCAATTTGGTTATGGAGTCTTTAGTTAGGCtcattacaacaacaaaaatgaag TCAGTTTGTAACTTAGGAGTGTGGTGCATATCCATCCAACAGTTTAATGCACCATTTCTGGATTCCCACTACAACTCTCTGTTGCAGGCGGTTGTTCATGCACTTGACAACCCAATTGGTTCTTTATCAACAACTTTTGAGGCTATTCAG GCCTTGATAAAGTTAGCATCTAATTTaagtgagagaatgagagaatcATCTCATTTATGGGCTCCTCCAATATATAGAAGACTTCTCAGCTTTGACAAGAAGGAGAGGGATATGTCAGAAAGGTGTCTATCGAAGATTAAGCCTATAATATTACCTCCTCCAATAGTTCTCTCCAAG GTTCTTGTCAAAGATATGAAGCAAATTTTGCTCACTAAGATGAAGGAGCTGCTAAACCAGGGTATGAAGGTCCAAGCCATTCATGCATGGGGATGGTTTATTCGCTTACTAGGATCTTATGCTATGAAGAACAGGCAATTAACAAATGAAATGCTGAAAATTcctgaaaatacattttcagATCTCAACCCACAAGTTCAGATTGCTTCACAG TTTGCTTGGGAAGGTCTTATTGATGCTCTAATTCATCCTCCAATAGTTGCTTGTGAGACAAATGCATCCAAGGAGGAGAAGGGTGTACAACATTTGCAAAAATCTAGAGAGACCGGTGATAAAATCCAGGCAAATGGGTTTTTAAAAAGCATAAGGCTTGTAATGACTCCTCTGACAGGAATCATATCAAGTAAATGTGATATATCTGTCCACTCATCATGCTTGAACACATGGTGTTATCTGCTGCATAAACTTGATACTTCTGTCAATGATCCATCAGTGATAAAGCTAGTGTTGGAGCCTATCTGTGAAGCAATTTTTCGCATTGGTCCTGAAAGTAAAAGTGTGAGCTCATGGAATCTGTGCCTAGATCTGCttgatgattttattttagcaaaatatAAAGATGTGGAATATGTCACAAGTAACTCTGCAAGCCATCATTTATCAGCTACCAAATTCTTATGGAAGCAATACTCTGTTAAATGGTTGCCATGGGATATTTATCAGTTGGACTTCCATTTAAACATAGTTTTTATTCTCATCAGTCAAGCATCAATTGCAACTGTCAACCATGAATACAAAAGTTTCGCATGTGATGCTGCTTTAAGGTTATTTTTATCTGTTCTGAAAGGAGTTCGATTGGAGTTGGAAAAGCCATCAACCAATTATAATGATATTATGTTGTGTTTGGGCACAGTATTAAGGTTCATAAAGAAGATATGTGAAGATGTAAGTTCAGAAGGCAGTGATAGTAGTGATTTGCATCATACTTGTCTCCAGTTTATAGACGCTGTCACTAAGGAGTTACAACCTGCTACATTGGAATCCCCTCTGTACAAGGTTTCATTGGACCTCAAGTACATTGACAAGGTTCAATCAGTTAATAACATTAGACATGCAAAATTTATGGATATCTGCTCTATCGTTCACATGAATATGGTTTCACCAGTGGTTTATTTACTTGTAGCCTACCTCTGTGTGGTCTTTCAGTCAACTATGAAGACATCCAAAACAGAGTTAATTTTACAGGGAATCCACaagtatttcaaatttttattctcttcaTATGATCCCCTGGAAACTCTCCTTGCTACGATCAGTTTACTATGTAATTATGTCGGTCCCCACTGCTTAAATATATGGATAGCAATAGCCAAAGGATTGAGAGACTGCATAGATGATGTCAAGGAACTTTCATTATTGAGAATGGAGTCCAACAACACTGGTTTTCTTGCCATATGCTCTCTCTTATTGTATCCATTTTCAGTATGCTCTTGCCCCCAGAAAAATTCAGCCTCACTGGTTAGTGGATTCTCACAACAGCCTCATGTTTCACAACAGAGGAAGCTTGACTTTGAACATGTTTTTGAAGTGTGGAAGACGCTTTATAGTTCTCTTAAAACTTCTCAGAATGTGTACTGTTCTGCTACAAACAGTTTCCTTGAGGATTTGTATTCAATGTTAAATGGGTGCCTTGACGAACATGCCAGAATGCTTGATGGTGCCAATGATCTTGATTTAAGTTATAAGGATCTGGATCTGGATCTCCTTTCTTTATATGGCAATGTAGTAATATGTTTCTTGGAAGAGAACTGTACTTCAGAAGTAGGTTCAGACAAAAGTAGACACAAACATATTGGTGACTCTAAAATATCCAGTAACATGAATGTTAGCTTGAGATTTGCTTCCAG ATATTTGAAGGTGTTATGTACAAAGTTAGCAACAGAGCCCCCAACTGGTCTTCTTGTGACATCAAG GTTATTTTCTGCATTGGCATGCGTTGTCAGTTGTCTTCACATGAAGCAAGATATCCTCTTGTTCATTGAG ATAATATCTTGTCCACTGCTCCAATGGGTGTCACATATAGAGATATGGGATGAAAGCACCAAATATCATCTTCAACTCTTGTGGACTGAAATCCTTAATTGTTTGCGAAGTAGTCAGCCACCTATAATCTTTGATTCTGTACTCCTCAAATTGCAGGCACCCCTTCTTGAAAAAACTCTTGAACACCCAAATCCATCCTTTTCAGAGCCTACCATCACCTTCTGGAATTCCACTTATGGTGAGCAAATCAAGTTGGATTACCCTCAAAGCTTGCTTCATGTCTTAGACAAGCTCTCgagaaatggaaaaataaacCTCCGCAAGAGAAGCTTACCATATCTTGAAAGAAGTCGCTTTAGACTAGGAGTCAACACTGCTTTACAAAGATACAGGGTGACTGCAACCCATAACATGAGCTCCAAAAGAGTAGAGTTTGTGGAGGATACAGTGAATCAACTTCAGCACAAGGAGAAGCTGTCTCCaaggttaaaaagaaaaagtttggaACTAACTGAGCATCAAAAGGAAGTAAGACGAGCACAGCAAGGAAGGGAGAGGGATTGTAGTGGACATGGCCCGGGGATCCGGACTTACACTAGTGTTGATTTTTCACAGGGGAATGAGGATTCACAAGAAAGCCAGGAAATCCGGGATCCAGAGTCCATTATGGAGATGTTAAAAAGAGCtacttaa